The Pelosinus sp. IPA-1 genome contains a region encoding:
- a CDS encoding MarR family transcriptional regulator — protein MNKEEQVMMRFRDLHNKMVWLNKLKMEDSLKGYKPSEVHCIEYIGRNVDSNVTKLAEPFYMTRGAISKMTKKLIKKGVIESYQKPDNKKEIYFRLTEQGQEIYKVHEELHKEFQERDRAVFEQVTKEQFDSMLSFVEKYNRHLDAEIKKQGLDIKSE, from the coding sequence ATGAACAAAGAAGAACAGGTCATGATGCGTTTCAGGGACTTACACAACAAGATGGTTTGGCTTAATAAGCTTAAGATGGAAGACAGTCTTAAGGGTTATAAGCCTTCTGAAGTGCATTGCATCGAATACATTGGAAGAAATGTAGATTCCAACGTGACAAAACTTGCGGAGCCCTTTTATATGACTAGGGGGGCCATAAGTAAAATGACCAAGAAGCTCATAAAAAAGGGTGTCATTGAAAGCTATCAGAAGCCGGATAATAAGAAAGAAATTTATTTCAGGCTTACTGAACAAGGGCAAGAAATTTACAAAGTCCATGAGGAGTTGCACAAAGAGTTTCAAGAGCGGGATAGAGCTGTATTTGAGCAGGTAACCAAGGAACAATTTGACAGTATGCTTAGCTTCGTGGAAAAGTATAATAGGCATTTGGATGCAGAAATCAAGAAACAGGGTTTAGATATTAAGTCGGAATAA
- a CDS encoding MFS transporter, with product MFKFRSQNVQNTEQTVDKKALLFGLMFVFLCGIGFGIITPVVPFLVQPYTSNPGDQAIVVTLLTSAYAVCVFFSAPGLGALSDRYGRRPVLLVCLLGSAIGYLVFGIGGALWVLFAGRIIEGIAGGSISTILAYFADITPPEQRTKYFGWVSAASGVGFVIGPTLGGLLAKFGYSVPMYFGAIITLLNVVYGFFFMPESLNKNNRLKEIAFVRLNPFTQLVNVLSMKNLKRLLVAAFLLWMPNGSLQAVLSQFTIDTFSWEPAQIGLVFSIIGFQDIISQGFIMPKLLIKLSDKQIAILGMVSEIIGYSLIAASALFSFYPLFIAGMFIFGFGDSLIGPSFNGMLSKSVDSSEQGRIQGGSQSIQALARIIGPIIGGQIYVSLGHAAPAFMGMILIAVAIPILYKGTHVNKC from the coding sequence ATGTTCAAATTTAGATCACAAAATGTACAGAACACAGAACAAACCGTAGATAAAAAGGCTTTACTATTCGGTCTTATGTTTGTGTTTCTTTGCGGAATAGGCTTCGGTATCATAACACCTGTCGTCCCATTCTTAGTACAGCCTTATACAAGCAATCCGGGAGATCAAGCGATAGTTGTTACGCTGCTGACCTCTGCTTATGCAGTCTGCGTGTTTTTTTCGGCCCCCGGACTTGGAGCTTTGAGCGACAGATATGGCCGTCGTCCAGTACTCTTAGTATGTCTTTTGGGGTCCGCAATCGGGTACTTAGTTTTTGGCATAGGAGGAGCTCTATGGGTACTATTTGCTGGGCGCATAATAGAAGGTATAGCAGGCGGGAGCATAAGCACAATCTTGGCATATTTTGCAGACATCACTCCTCCAGAACAGAGAACGAAATACTTTGGATGGGTGAGTGCGGCTTCAGGTGTAGGCTTCGTCATTGGCCCAACTCTAGGCGGATTACTTGCCAAGTTTGGTTATTCTGTACCCATGTATTTTGGAGCAATCATAACTTTATTGAATGTTGTTTATGGATTCTTTTTTATGCCTGAGAGCCTTAACAAGAATAATAGACTGAAAGAAATTGCCTTTGTAAGACTGAATCCATTTACACAACTTGTAAACGTACTTTCCATGAAAAACTTAAAAAGGCTGCTTGTCGCAGCGTTCTTACTTTGGATGCCCAACGGATCTTTACAGGCGGTTCTTTCACAATTTACAATAGATACTTTCAGTTGGGAACCTGCACAAATCGGACTTGTGTTTTCAATTATTGGCTTCCAAGACATCATTTCACAAGGTTTTATAATGCCAAAGCTTTTGATAAAACTTAGCGATAAACAGATAGCAATTCTTGGAATGGTTTCCGAGATTATAGGCTACAGTCTTATTGCAGCATCGGCTTTGTTCTCATTTTATCCTCTTTTTATCGCTGGAATGTTTATATTTGGTTTTGGTGATTCGCTCATTGGGCCTTCATTCAATGGGATGCTCTCCAAGTCTGTCGATTCTAGTGAACAAGGAAGGATTCAAGGAGGTAGCCAATCCATTCAGGCTTTAGCAAGAATCATTGGGCCTATCATTGGAGGTCAAATCTATGTATCACTTGGTCATGCCGCACCTGCCTTTATGGGTATGATCCTTATAGCAGTGGCAATACCAATTTTGTATAAGGGTACGCATGTAAATAAGTGCTAA
- a CDS encoding flavodoxin family protein, which yields MKIIGFTASPRKEGNTAWTVNKILEGAKEQGAETQSWYFSDLDIKPCKSCYGCKRGDRGCIINDDMQKLYDAIEHADALVLGSPVYMGQMSAQAKIFTDRLFARFSPRFSPYFKEENAAKKKLILVFTQGNPDSGMFQLYFDYTKKMFELLEFDVKEVQVVAGMRNEPAYERKDLHTAMKDIGSSLVSGSNRGQA from the coding sequence ATGAAAATCATCGGATTTACCGCAAGTCCACGGAAGGAAGGCAATACTGCCTGGACAGTTAATAAAATTCTCGAAGGTGCGAAAGAACAGGGCGCCGAAACTCAATCCTGGTATTTCAGCGATCTTGATATCAAACCGTGCAAGAGTTGTTATGGCTGCAAAAGGGGCGATCGGGGTTGTATAATCAACGACGACATGCAAAAACTTTATGACGCGATTGAGCATGCCGATGCCCTTGTTCTCGGCTCGCCGGTTTACATGGGGCAGATGAGTGCCCAAGCGAAGATATTCACCGACAGGTTGTTTGCGCGATTTTCTCCGCGATTCTCTCCGTATTTCAAAGAAGAAAATGCCGCGAAGAAAAAGTTGATTCTTGTGTTCACTCAGGGTAATCCTGATTCGGGCATGTTCCAGTTGTATTTTGATTATACGAAAAAAATGTTTGAGTTGCTGGAATTTGATGTTAAAGAGGTACAAGTCGTTGCCGGTATGCGAAATGAACCGGCGTATGAAAGAAAAGATCTGCACACTGCCATGAAGGATATCGGTTCATCGTTGGTTTCGGGGAGCAATCGGGGGCAGGCTTGA
- a CDS encoding prolyl oligopeptidase family serine peptidase, which produces MKKRGKFLLAGLLATAMIVYSSTNVFAKNSNPQVPSYQTVTEIYDWGAAVSKIIIDLGQNVEQNSVTRDTFKVHVARKETRENTKLLGEEEGDRTITKAYVADKDGNSALQGQYVVLEMEVGPTVSLASPLNFSVVTMQNDWITCNYTISQQQDIRTSLGSISGLVVTTYTGDNRKLVDDFTTGKASYDNVTLTYASYTPTIDKKKQPLLIWLHGMGEGGTDPTIPIAGNKASAFATKEMQAYFAGAYVLVPQTPTFWMDGFTGFGDGTSKYEKALMALIKEYVANHQGIDTNRIYIGGDSNGGYMTMLLIRDYPEYFAAAFPTCEALKDALLTEADIQKMKNVPIWFTAAKTDKTVPPAAYVLPTYDRLIKAGAPNVHLSLFENVLDTTGLYKKANGAPYEYDGHWSWIYVYTNQCSAIINGKETSIMKWLSTQALAGGR; this is translated from the coding sequence ATGAAAAAACGAGGTAAATTTTTATTAGCTGGTTTGTTAGCAACGGCTATGATCGTTTATTCGAGTACGAATGTGTTTGCTAAGAATTCAAACCCACAGGTGCCGTCGTATCAAACGGTTACAGAAATCTATGATTGGGGAGCTGCTGTATCGAAAATCATAATTGATTTGGGTCAGAATGTTGAACAGAACTCCGTGACAAGGGACACTTTTAAAGTGCATGTAGCAAGAAAGGAGACTCGGGAAAACACCAAATTACTGGGAGAAGAGGAAGGAGATCGTACGATTACCAAGGCCTATGTTGCTGATAAGGATGGGAATTCCGCACTCCAGGGGCAGTACGTAGTTCTTGAAATGGAAGTGGGACCAACGGTCTCCTTGGCATCACCTCTTAACTTTAGTGTCGTGACGATGCAAAATGATTGGATTACCTGTAACTACACGATTAGTCAGCAGCAAGATATCAGGACTAGTTTAGGATCCATTTCAGGATTGGTTGTAACTACATATACTGGGGACAATCGGAAGCTTGTAGATGATTTTACTACTGGCAAGGCATCCTATGACAATGTTACTTTGACCTACGCAAGTTATACACCAACAATCGATAAGAAGAAGCAACCCTTACTTATCTGGTTGCATGGTATGGGCGAAGGCGGAACAGATCCTACGATTCCGATTGCTGGCAATAAGGCATCAGCTTTTGCCACAAAAGAAATGCAGGCTTATTTTGCTGGAGCGTACGTATTAGTACCGCAAACGCCTACTTTTTGGATGGACGGTTTTACAGGGTTTGGCGATGGAACATCAAAATACGAGAAAGCCCTCATGGCATTAATTAAAGAATATGTTGCGAATCACCAAGGCATTGATACAAACAGAATCTATATCGGCGGGGATTCAAATGGCGGATATATGACAATGCTGCTGATCCGCGATTATCCAGAGTATTTTGCGGCGGCATTTCCAACCTGCGAAGCACTCAAAGATGCACTACTTACAGAAGCAGATATACAAAAAATGAAAAATGTCCCCATTTGGTTTACGGCTGCCAAAACAGATAAAACAGTACCTCCTGCCGCTTACGTATTACCGACTTATGATCGCTTAATCAAGGCAGGCGCCCCAAATGTGCATTTATCATTATTTGAAAATGTACTGGATACTACAGGGTTATACAAAAAAGCCAACGGAGCCCCCTATGAATATGACGGGCATTGGTCATGGATTTACGTATACACCAATCAATGCTCAGCCATAATTAATGGTAAGGAAACATCAATTATGAAATGGTTATCTACTCAAGCCCTGGCGGGAGGGCGATAA
- a CDS encoding class I SAM-dependent methyltransferase, whose product MTEFWESSFIEKQTMWGFEPSDSTILTKDFFLEKKVKDILIPGIGYGRNAKAFIENGINVTGIEISGTAIDLARQNGIGISIYHGSVTDMPFDNKLYDGIFSYALIHLLNNRERNKFIKDCYNQLKPNGYMIFTTVSKKAPMFGKGKQLSKDRFEIMEGVKMFFYDSDSVKREFGKYGLIEFEEIDESNKNFENKPPVKFIIVKCKKEL is encoded by the coding sequence ATGACAGAATTCTGGGAATCAAGTTTTATAGAAAAACAAACGATGTGGGGATTTGAACCTTCAGACTCTACAATCTTGACAAAGGACTTTTTCCTTGAAAAGAAAGTTAAGGATATATTGATACCAGGTATTGGATACGGCAGAAATGCAAAGGCTTTTATTGAGAACGGAATTAATGTAACAGGTATTGAGATTTCAGGAACAGCGATTGATTTGGCAAGACAAAATGGGATTGGGATTAGTATCTATCATGGTTCAGTAACTGACATGCCTTTTGATAACAAACTTTATGACGGTATTTTTTCCTATGCACTTATTCACTTATTGAATAATCGTGAGAGGAATAAATTTATTAAAGATTGTTATAATCAGTTAAAACCAAACGGATATATGATTTTTACCACTGTTTCAAAAAAAGCTCCAATGTTTGGAAAGGGCAAACAACTGAGTAAAGACCGATTTGAGATAATGGAAGGCGTAAAAATGTTCTTTTATGATTCTGATTCAGTAAAACGAGAATTTGGAAAATATGGATTGATAGAATTTGAAGAAATTGATGAGTCAAATAAGAACTTTGAAAATAAACCTCCAGTGAAATTTATAATTGTAAAATGTAAAAAAGAACTATAA
- a CDS encoding Rrf2 family transcriptional regulator — MKYTKATNYALHTIVYMIEHAQNEKLSVQTLADHFNVSVTYLSKILTQLVKADLIESTSGVKGGYALRKKIKDISFMDVIKATEGTGSLFDCSFQTESKCLIHKAMAEAENIMETYLQDKKLYEVAQSKSTCRIGTE, encoded by the coding sequence TTGAAATATACAAAAGCAACAAACTATGCTCTGCATACCATTGTATACATGATTGAACATGCTCAAAATGAGAAACTGAGTGTACAGACACTGGCGGATCACTTCAATGTTTCCGTTACCTATCTTTCAAAAATTTTAACGCAGTTGGTTAAGGCGGATTTAATTGAATCAACTTCAGGTGTGAAAGGCGGCTACGCCTTGCGCAAAAAGATTAAGGACATTTCCTTTATGGATGTTATTAAGGCAACCGAAGGAACTGGATCATTATTTGATTGTAGTTTCCAAACAGAAAGCAAGTGTTTGATACATAAAGCAATGGCAGAAGCAGAAAATATCATGGAGACGTATCTGCAGGATAAAAAGCTTTATGAAGTAGCCCAGAGCAAATCAACTTGTAGAATCGGTACGGAATAA
- a CDS encoding VOC family protein — MISPITKVIQLAFVVNNLEAGIERYRQMFGLTNWEVYTLAPPSLKHLRYHGNHGQFSLRQAVAMSKDGMQYELIEPLTGPSIYHDFLELHGEGLHHIACEYTGSFDEAISQFYQLGVVPVMQGQWGEIRFAYMDTKKKIGTCVEIWDIPNNYKFPIPEKIVP; from the coding sequence ATGATAAGCCCTATAACCAAAGTGATACAACTTGCCTTCGTTGTTAACAATCTTGAAGCAGGAATAGAGCGCTATCGGCAAATGTTCGGATTAACAAATTGGGAAGTATATACACTCGCCCCACCTTCTTTAAAACACTTGCGTTACCATGGAAATCATGGTCAGTTTTCCCTACGCCAGGCAGTCGCGATGTCAAAGGATGGCATGCAATATGAGTTAATTGAACCGTTGACAGGTCCGAGCATTTACCATGATTTCTTAGAACTCCATGGTGAAGGTCTTCATCACATAGCCTGTGAATATACTGGCAGCTTTGATGAAGCGATATCTCAATTTTATCAACTGGGTGTAGTCCCTGTCATGCAAGGTCAGTGGGGAGAGATTCGGTTTGCCTATATGGACACCAAGAAAAAAATTGGCACGTGCGTTGAAATTTGGGATATCCCAAACAATTATAAGTTCCCCATTCCTGAAAAAATTGTACCTTAG
- a CDS encoding helix-turn-helix domain-containing protein has protein sequence MLRLYNHKFKCEMELTVYLISGKWKIPILWNLKEGTMRFAEIKRQLGSVTPKMLTQQLRELEEANLVKRLVYAEIPPRVEYSLTEDAISILPILKQLSQWGTNYYHKHKVE, from the coding sequence ATGCTAAGATTGTATAACCATAAATTTAAATGCGAGATGGAATTAACAGTGTATCTGATAAGCGGTAAATGGAAGATTCCAATTCTCTGGAACTTGAAAGAAGGAACCATGCGTTTTGCTGAAATTAAACGGCAGTTAGGTTCTGTAACACCCAAAATGCTTACGCAGCAGCTGCGTGAATTAGAAGAGGCTAATCTTGTAAAAAGGCTAGTGTACGCAGAAATTCCACCGAGAGTTGAATACTCACTGACAGAGGATGCTATAAGTATCCTTCCAATACTAAAACAATTATCCCAATGGGGAACTAACTATTATCATAAACATAAGGTAGAATAA
- a CDS encoding Lrp/AsnC family transcriptional regulator yields the protein MTFDNYDKAILRELQKDSSISNLDLSKMIGLSTSACLTRTKNLKELGVIKQFTTIVDEKKLGMETIAFIMVVLSPLTRETVDFFLEQINKIPQVLECYAITGNRDYLLKIVAKDMPTYKDFVIDLLMAIPGVSRVEANIVISTEKRTLSIPIDED from the coding sequence ATGACATTCGATAACTACGACAAAGCAATTCTTAGAGAGTTGCAAAAAGATTCTTCAATATCCAATTTAGATTTATCAAAAATGATTGGTTTGTCTACCTCAGCGTGTCTAACAAGGACAAAAAATCTAAAAGAACTAGGTGTTATCAAGCAGTTCACAACGATTGTTGATGAAAAAAAACTTGGAATGGAAACTATTGCTTTTATTATGGTGGTTTTGTCTCCGCTGACGAGAGAAACAGTTGATTTTTTCTTGGAGCAGATCAATAAAATTCCACAGGTTCTTGAATGTTATGCGATTACTGGTAATCGAGACTATCTTTTAAAAATTGTTGCAAAGGATATGCCTACTTACAAAGATTTTGTAATCGATTTACTTATGGCGATACCTGGAGTAAGTCGGGTGGAAGCTAACATTGTAATAAGTACGGAAAAAAGAACATTGTCAATACCAATTGACGAAGATTAA
- a CDS encoding amino acid permease: MGSNNTNQHVQRGLKNRHIQMIALGGAIGTGLFYGSATVVKMAGPAITLSYLIGGAIIFFIMRALGEMAVDHPVSGSFSEYAYQYWGELPGFIAGWNYWFNYVVVGMAELSVVGVYINYWFPDIPTWVSALICLVGVTLINMINVKVYGEFEFWFAIIKVIAIIGMIVFGIGMIVFGVGNGGQPIGISNLWTHGGFLPNGIQGVVMSLVLVMFSFGGVELVGITAGEAENPEKTIPQAINQVVWRILLFYIGAMGVILAIFPWIEMESTGSPFVQIFSHVGISSAANLLNFVVLTAALSAYNSALYSNGRMLYGLAEQGNAPKIFGKLNSAGTPVNAVLVSTVFTLIVVLLSYLNPEKVFLYLMSLATISIIINWAIILIVQLKSRKHKEQANKHILFKMPLYPIASYIGLAFLAAVVVIMAFMPDMRFSLYIAPVWLLCLYIGYKIKTTAQSK; this comes from the coding sequence ATGGGTAGCAATAATACGAATCAACATGTGCAACGTGGACTTAAGAATCGTCATATCCAAATGATCGCGTTGGGGGGAGCCATCGGTACAGGATTGTTCTACGGTTCTGCTACAGTAGTAAAAATGGCCGGACCAGCGATTACTTTATCTTATTTAATCGGTGGCGCAATTATATTTTTTATTATGCGAGCATTGGGAGAAATGGCTGTCGATCATCCAGTGTCAGGCTCATTCAGTGAATATGCTTATCAATATTGGGGCGAACTTCCGGGATTCATTGCTGGCTGGAACTATTGGTTTAATTATGTAGTTGTTGGTATGGCTGAATTATCAGTGGTAGGCGTTTATATTAATTATTGGTTTCCGGATATTCCAACATGGGTTTCAGCACTGATATGCTTGGTGGGCGTTACATTAATTAATATGATAAATGTAAAAGTTTATGGCGAGTTTGAATTTTGGTTTGCCATTATCAAGGTAATAGCAATCATTGGCATGATTGTTTTTGGTATAGGGATGATTGTTTTTGGTGTTGGTAATGGTGGACAACCTATTGGGATCAGTAACTTATGGACACATGGAGGATTTTTACCAAATGGCATACAGGGAGTGGTGATGTCACTGGTTTTAGTCATGTTTTCATTTGGTGGTGTAGAGCTTGTAGGAATTACTGCTGGTGAAGCTGAGAATCCTGAAAAAACCATCCCACAAGCAATTAATCAAGTTGTATGGAGAATTTTACTATTTTATATAGGAGCTATGGGAGTGATTTTGGCAATATTCCCGTGGATTGAAATGGAGTCAACGGGGAGTCCTTTCGTACAGATATTTTCTCATGTAGGTATTTCGTCGGCAGCTAATTTGTTGAATTTTGTAGTTCTTACGGCAGCTTTATCAGCATATAATAGTGCTTTATATAGTAACGGAAGAATGTTATACGGTTTGGCCGAACAAGGAAATGCTCCGAAAATCTTTGGTAAATTAAATTCAGCAGGTACACCAGTAAATGCAGTATTGGTTTCTACAGTGTTTACATTAATTGTAGTGTTATTAAGTTATTTAAACCCAGAGAAAGTATTCTTATATTTAATGTCATTGGCGACTATTTCGATTATTATTAATTGGGCGATTATTTTAATTGTACAGTTAAAATCTCGCAAACATAAAGAACAGGCCAATAAACACATATTGTTTAAAATGCCGTTATACCCTATTGCATCTTATATCGGCTTAGCTTTTTTAGCAGCTGTTGTTGTTATTATGGCCTTCATGCCTGACATGCGTTTCTCTTTGTATATTGCACCTGTTTGGTTGCTATGTTTGTATATCGGTTACAAAATTAAAACAACAGCCCAAAGTAAATAG
- the pepV gene encoding dipeptidase PepV has product MEKVFSNLDASKADLVKAIQTAIGFHSVKGDPQPGAPFGKETKDALDFALAEAKKLGFTVKDLDGYCGYAEYGVGEEYVAVLGHLDIVPLGKGWTSPPLEGKIVNNCIVGRGAIDDKGPIFAALYALAAIKDAGITLKHRIRVIFGCDEEVGMTDMEHYLKHEPAPCFGFTPDSTFPVTYGEKGHVNIFLSAVLGEQPATNVIVSIGGGDTMNVVPDYAEATVRVTDPSAFIALAQRYTQREKCQLTAEGGNENEVVIKVKGRPAHAMEPAMGDNAVSRLCAFLVECQLCGTLAEFVGKINTLLGRECDGQSLGIACSDEVSGGLTLNFSRIICKNGNVEVGCDIRVPVTVNPETIAEKIKGATAALGLKLVIPEITQPLYYPKDSFLVTTLTEIFCRQFGKDVAPMTTGGGTYAKTMPNTVAFGMAFPGGISKGEHEADEKLDLDELTLATKILAEAMIKLAQ; this is encoded by the coding sequence ATGGAGAAGGTTTTTTCTAATTTGGATGCTAGTAAGGCCGACCTAGTTAAAGCAATTCAGACAGCAATTGGATTTCACAGTGTGAAAGGAGATCCACAGCCAGGTGCGCCATTCGGAAAAGAGACTAAAGATGCGCTGGACTTTGCATTGGCTGAAGCTAAAAAACTTGGGTTTACTGTAAAGGATCTTGACGGATATTGTGGTTATGCTGAGTATGGCGTGGGGGAAGAATATGTTGCGGTACTTGGACATTTAGATATTGTACCTCTTGGTAAGGGCTGGACTTCTCCACCTCTTGAGGGGAAAATTGTGAACAATTGTATCGTAGGACGTGGGGCGATCGATGATAAAGGACCGATTTTTGCTGCTTTATATGCCTTGGCAGCCATTAAGGATGCGGGTATAACGCTAAAACATCGCATTCGAGTAATCTTTGGCTGTGATGAAGAAGTAGGTATGACGGATATGGAGCATTATTTGAAACATGAACCAGCACCATGCTTTGGTTTTACTCCTGATTCTACTTTCCCGGTAACCTATGGAGAAAAGGGACATGTCAATATTTTTCTCTCCGCAGTGCTTGGGGAACAACCAGCAACTAATGTGATTGTAAGCATCGGCGGTGGCGATACGATGAACGTCGTACCAGATTATGCAGAAGCTACCGTAAGAGTAACCGATCCTAGTGCTTTCATAGCATTAGCCCAGAGATATACTCAACGGGAAAAATGTCAGCTGACTGCCGAAGGCGGCAATGAAAATGAAGTGGTGATAAAAGTAAAAGGCAGACCTGCTCATGCTATGGAACCAGCAATGGGTGATAATGCTGTTAGCCGTCTGTGCGCTTTTTTAGTTGAATGTCAATTGTGCGGAACCCTTGCAGAGTTTGTTGGCAAAATCAATACACTCCTAGGGCGGGAATGTGATGGGCAGTCTTTAGGTATTGCGTGTAGCGATGAAGTATCCGGTGGTCTGACCTTGAATTTTTCACGAATTATATGTAAGAATGGCAATGTGGAAGTTGGCTGTGATATCCGTGTACCAGTGACTGTCAACCCAGAAACGATAGCGGAAAAAATAAAAGGGGCTACCGCTGCTTTAGGATTAAAACTGGTGATACCCGAAATTACCCAGCCTCTATATTATCCAAAAGACAGCTTTTTGGTCACGACATTGACTGAGATTTTTTGTCGGCAGTTTGGCAAAGACGTAGCACCTATGACTACAGGTGGCGGTACTTATGCAAAAACAATGCCTAATACTGTGGCGTTTGGTATGGCCTTTCCTGGAGGCATTTCAAAAGGGGAACATGAGGCTGACGAAAAACTTGATTTAGATGAATTGACGCTAGCGACAAAAATACTTGCAGAAGCCATGATAAAACTAGCGCAATAA
- the ytaF gene encoding sporulation membrane protein YtaF codes for MNSLLLSLAIAIAANLDNLGVGIAYGIQKIKISHMANLIIAFISFAATWLSAEIGKVISFYLSPQTANVIGALLLFSVGVWVFIQPILTAIKSNQPILDLQLCGERFYIGPTEILSYPERADIDNSRSVGYWEAVILGVALSINALAGGFAAGTVDISSLIEATLVGIFSFITIITGYYFGKKYAAEQIGKYATVISGTLLMVIGVHQLLG; via the coding sequence ATGAACAGTCTTCTTTTAAGTCTAGCAATAGCCATAGCAGCAAATCTCGATAACCTAGGAGTCGGCATCGCTTATGGAATTCAAAAAATCAAGATTTCTCATATGGCTAATCTTATCATTGCTTTCATATCATTTGCCGCTACATGGCTATCAGCTGAAATAGGAAAGGTGATCAGTTTCTATCTCAGTCCACAGACTGCAAATGTTATAGGAGCACTTCTTCTTTTTAGTGTAGGAGTGTGGGTTTTTATTCAGCCTATTCTTACAGCAATAAAAAGTAATCAACCTATACTGGATTTACAACTATGTGGAGAAAGATTTTATATCGGTCCCACCGAAATATTAAGTTATCCAGAACGGGCTGATATTGATAACTCTCGCAGTGTTGGATATTGGGAAGCAGTGATTTTGGGTGTTGCTCTTTCTATAAACGCATTAGCAGGTGGCTTCGCTGCAGGCACGGTTGATATATCGTCTCTAATAGAGGCAACGTTAGTCGGTATATTCAGCTTTATTACAATTATTACAGGATATTACTTTGGTAAAAAATATGCTGCAGAACAAATTGGTAAATACGCTACTGTAATTTCGGGAACATTATTGATGGTAATAGGGGTCCATCAGCTATTAGGCTAA